A genomic segment from Variovorax paradoxus B4 encodes:
- a CDS encoding tyrosine-type recombinase/integrase encodes MAPTFETVARDWLKAKLPTLSNSKHQVQVQNTLERYAFPLLGSRPIDAIPRSELVAAVRAAQAGGKIETGHRVASRISAVFDFAQDTGLLPQHGAAGLTRVLIARKTKKPMASIPAEEAGELMRAIEGYEDSVTRLGLQLLAHTFVRVGELRRMLWGELKERGAVWVVPEARIKMRIPHVVPLSRQAQPILAMPRKMTGNGSLVLDSSIHPGHPLSENTLLFALYRLGYRGRMTVHGFRALASTVLNERSGFPHDVIERQLAHKETDAVRAAYNRAEYLTRRRELM; translated from the coding sequence GTGGCGCCGACCTTCGAAACCGTGGCGCGCGACTGGCTCAAGGCGAAGCTGCCGACCCTCTCAAACAGCAAGCATCAAGTTCAGGTGCAGAACACGCTTGAGCGATACGCGTTCCCGCTGCTGGGCTCGCGGCCCATCGACGCCATTCCGCGGTCGGAGTTGGTTGCGGCGGTGCGGGCTGCACAGGCCGGTGGAAAGATCGAAACTGGGCATCGCGTCGCGAGCCGAATTTCGGCAGTATTCGACTTTGCACAGGACACGGGCCTACTTCCGCAACACGGTGCAGCGGGACTTACGCGCGTGCTCATTGCGCGTAAGACGAAGAAGCCAATGGCGAGCATTCCGGCGGAAGAGGCCGGCGAGTTGATGCGGGCCATCGAGGGCTACGAGGACTCCGTAACGCGACTCGGCCTGCAGCTATTGGCGCATACGTTCGTTCGCGTGGGCGAGCTGCGCCGCATGTTGTGGGGAGAACTGAAGGAAAGGGGTGCAGTGTGGGTGGTACCCGAGGCACGCATAAAGATGCGCATTCCCCATGTGGTGCCTTTGTCGCGGCAGGCGCAGCCGATTCTTGCGATGCCGCGGAAGATGACTGGGAACGGCTCGCTTGTGCTCGATTCTTCGATCCACCCCGGACATCCGCTGTCGGAGAACACGCTTCTATTTGCCTTATACCGTCTTGGCTATCGTGGTCGTATGACGGTGCACGGCTTTCGAGCTTTGGCATCAACGGTGCTCAATGAGCGGTCTGGTTTTCCGCACGATGTAATCGAGCGGCAGCTCGCTCACAAGGAAACCGATGCGGTGCGTGCGGCGTACAACCGGGCGGAATACCTCACGCGGCGGCGCGAGTTGATGTAG
- a CDS encoding SIR2 family protein: MSVDAMIRSIGVARDRPLLVFLGAGASMSSGMPSATQCIWEWKREIFLTNNPDVEKTQFSELSLPSVRLRIQAWLDRQRRYPALDHPDEYSTYIGECFARSDDRRIYFEKWVKRCSPHLGYQLLAELARQGLVASVWTTNFDALAARAATSINLTAIEIGIDSQQRLYRAPGEAELACVSLHGDYRYDPLKNTAPELIKQEKELRESLVQAMRTHTVLVCGYSGRDESVMAAFSDAYDAAHFKGHHPLFWTQYGDYPASEPVAGLLASPLDQEPAKFHVPGASFDDLMRRIALHVSDGEARERVRKILENFKTAPVNQKLPFALPSLPVTGLVKSNAIPLIPPGELIEFDLVRWPPSGEVWSTLREIGDRHGFVAAPFRGKVYALATIEQLTQAFADNVKDGAFNRVPLNNDDLRYEDGTANQLMRRATVLALAGKAGCANDGDAIVWDTSRSKTERLDRQLWTVYDAVLLQIRPLGTKLALVLKPTLRVTDSTGEVAPKEIERAVKVRVLGYQHNKEFNQATDFWRKRLLPSRDLLVRFPDLDGGMTFTISGRPIFARLTDERTETVTLNDAQERSASQVGLQLAEPKLVFARTVGTGPATDTLPVRGLLQNRPFDANLTDLGIATNLRIAVIAPARDARRVHDYLGQLHQPIDPTKWDADYLMRFPGFSSAFKCPLDIPQPGQAAFVTLDEPHDESPQSARTLAGRITAALSALRATENPSVTIIYIPARWHALRAFDLESEQFNLHDFVKAAAIPAGCSTQFLEESTLANGQQCRVRWWLSLAVYVKAMRTPWALTGLDRDSAFVGLGFSVRRKIDGEGHVALGCSHLYSPNGHGLQFRLSKIDNPIMLRKNPFMSFDDARKLGEGIRELFFDAHLRLPNRVVVHKQTPFLKEEREGLQAGLEGVACVELLQIFVDDTLRYVASRPMPNGDFEIHGYPIRRGTTVVVDDQTALLWVHGTSTALNPRQSYFQGKRRIPAPLVMRRHAGTSDLMMLADEILGLSKMNFNSFDLYGQLPATIETSQRVARIGALLDRYTERSYDYRLFM; encoded by the coding sequence ATGAGCGTGGACGCCATGATTCGGTCCATCGGGGTTGCGCGAGATCGGCCACTGCTGGTGTTCTTGGGTGCTGGAGCTTCCATGAGTTCCGGCATGCCATCGGCCACACAGTGCATCTGGGAATGGAAGCGGGAAATATTCCTGACCAACAACCCCGACGTCGAGAAGACCCAGTTCAGCGAGTTGTCCCTGCCGTCAGTAAGGCTCCGGATTCAAGCCTGGCTGGATCGCCAGCGCCGCTATCCGGCACTGGATCATCCTGACGAATACAGCACCTACATCGGCGAGTGTTTCGCAAGAAGCGACGACCGCCGAATCTACTTCGAGAAATGGGTGAAGAGATGTTCGCCGCATCTCGGCTATCAACTGCTGGCGGAACTCGCGCGGCAAGGTTTGGTGGCATCGGTCTGGACAACCAACTTCGATGCCTTGGCCGCTCGCGCCGCGACCTCCATCAATCTGACCGCCATCGAGATCGGCATCGATAGCCAGCAGCGTCTGTATCGGGCGCCTGGAGAGGCCGAACTCGCCTGCGTCTCACTCCACGGCGACTATCGATACGATCCGTTGAAGAACACGGCCCCCGAACTCATCAAGCAGGAGAAAGAACTGCGCGAGTCACTGGTGCAGGCCATGCGAACTCACACCGTTCTCGTATGCGGCTACAGCGGGCGCGATGAAAGCGTCATGGCGGCCTTTTCGGACGCCTACGATGCGGCGCATTTCAAAGGCCATCACCCGCTGTTCTGGACGCAGTATGGCGACTACCCAGCATCGGAGCCGGTCGCCGGACTCCTTGCATCGCCCCTCGATCAGGAACCGGCGAAGTTCCACGTGCCCGGAGCTTCGTTCGACGATCTGATGCGACGTATTGCACTGCATGTGTCGGACGGCGAGGCACGCGAGCGTGTGCGCAAAATTCTGGAAAATTTCAAGACAGCGCCGGTCAACCAGAAGTTGCCCTTTGCCCTGCCGTCATTGCCCGTCACCGGTCTGGTCAAAAGCAACGCCATTCCGCTCATTCCGCCGGGCGAGTTGATCGAGTTCGATCTGGTGCGGTGGCCGCCGTCAGGTGAAGTCTGGTCGACCTTGAGAGAGATTGGGGATCGACATGGCTTCGTGGCTGCACCCTTCAGAGGCAAGGTCTACGCGCTGGCCACCATCGAGCAGTTGACCCAGGCGTTCGCTGACAACGTGAAGGATGGCGCGTTCAATCGGGTGCCGCTGAACAATGACGATCTCCGCTACGAGGATGGCACCGCCAACCAACTGATGCGCAGAGCGACTGTGCTTGCCTTGGCCGGGAAGGCTGGCTGCGCTAACGATGGCGACGCCATTGTCTGGGACACGTCGCGATCCAAAACGGAGCGCCTGGACCGTCAATTGTGGACGGTGTACGACGCCGTCCTGCTTCAGATTAGGCCTCTTGGGACGAAGCTCGCGCTGGTGCTCAAGCCCACACTCCGAGTCACTGACAGCACTGGTGAAGTTGCACCGAAGGAGATCGAACGCGCGGTCAAGGTCCGCGTGCTCGGGTACCAGCACAACAAGGAGTTCAACCAGGCGACGGACTTCTGGCGAAAGCGCTTACTGCCATCGCGTGACCTGCTAGTCCGCTTCCCCGATCTCGACGGCGGCATGACCTTCACCATCTCCGGCCGCCCGATCTTCGCGCGACTCACGGACGAGCGAACCGAGACCGTCACGCTGAATGATGCGCAGGAGCGCTCGGCCTCTCAAGTTGGCCTGCAACTCGCCGAGCCCAAGCTGGTATTTGCCCGAACCGTCGGCACTGGGCCTGCAACGGACACGCTTCCCGTTCGCGGTCTTTTGCAGAATCGGCCGTTCGATGCCAATCTGACCGACCTCGGCATTGCCACAAATCTGCGAATCGCGGTGATCGCGCCCGCCCGCGATGCGCGCCGTGTCCACGACTACTTGGGCCAGCTTCATCAGCCCATCGATCCCACGAAATGGGACGCTGACTACTTGATGAGGTTCCCGGGCTTCAGCAGCGCATTTAAATGCCCGCTGGACATTCCACAACCAGGTCAGGCCGCCTTCGTCACGTTGGATGAGCCGCATGACGAATCGCCGCAATCTGCGCGCACGCTCGCAGGCCGCATCACCGCGGCCCTCTCCGCATTGCGGGCCACGGAAAACCCAAGCGTCACCATCATCTACATACCCGCCAGATGGCATGCCCTTCGAGCGTTCGACCTTGAGAGCGAACAGTTCAACCTTCACGATTTTGTGAAGGCCGCGGCCATCCCGGCTGGTTGCTCCACTCAGTTTCTCGAAGAAAGCACTCTCGCCAACGGTCAGCAATGCCGCGTTCGATGGTGGTTGTCTCTGGCTGTGTACGTGAAAGCCATGCGCACCCCCTGGGCCCTCACCGGCCTTGATAGGGATTCCGCCTTCGTGGGCCTCGGCTTCAGCGTCCGCCGAAAGATCGACGGCGAAGGCCATGTCGCGCTGGGCTGCAGCCACCTCTACAGCCCCAATGGTCACGGCCTTCAATTCCGCCTGAGCAAGATCGACAACCCGATCATGCTGCGCAAGAACCCCTTCATGAGCTTCGACGACGCGCGAAAGCTTGGGGAAGGCATCCGAGAGCTGTTCTTCGACGCCCACCTACGCCTTCCCAATCGCGTCGTGGTGCACAAGCAAACGCCTTTCCTGAAGGAGGAGCGCGAGGGGCTGCAAGCTGGCCTGGAGGGCGTGGCCTGCGTCGAGTTGTTGCAGATCTTCGTCGATGACACCTTGCGGTACGTGGCATCGCGCCCGATGCCCAATGGCGACTTCGAGATTCACGGCTATCCGATTCGACGCGGCACAACGGTTGTAGTGGACGATCAGACAGCATTGCTGTGGGTGCACGGAACCTCTACCGCTCTCAACCCTAGGCAATCCTACTTTCAGGGGAAGCGCCGAATTCCGGCCCCGCTCGTGATGCGCCGCCACGCCGGCACTAGCGATCTCATGATGCTGGCCGATGAAATCCTTGGCCTGTCCAAGATGAACTTCAACAGCTTTGATCTCTATGGGCAGTTGCCCGCAACCATCGAAACCTCTCAACGGGTCGCGCGCATCGGTGCCCTGCTTGATCGGTACACCGAGCGTTCGTATGACTACAGGCTTTTCATGTGA
- a CDS encoding AbrB/MazE/SpoVT family DNA-binding domain-containing protein has translation MMKITRWGHSLGLRLPCEVAQAAGLKPGDYVYVRLLDSGDIRVRPVKNVQPAHSPTADGEVGTAETILPAAAAKETQW, from the coding sequence ATGATGAAAATTACACGCTGGGGGCATTCCCTCGGCCTTCGCTTGCCTTGCGAGGTGGCGCAGGCCGCTGGCTTGAAGCCAGGGGACTACGTTTACGTGCGCCTGCTCGACTCGGGCGACATCCGCGTGCGACCCGTGAAGAACGTACAGCCAGCCCACTCGCCGACCGCCGACGGGGAGGTGGGCACAGCAGAGACCATATTGCCCGCCGCTGCGGCCAAGGAAACGCAATGGTGA
- a CDS encoding NYN domain-containing protein, translated as MASTDTTRLAVLIDADNASASVAKELLEEVAKFGTATVKRAFGDWTTQNLVGWKAHLRRHAIQPIQQFAYTQGKNSTDSAFIIDAMDLLYAGNVDGFCLVSSDSDFTRLATRLREAGKVVYGLGERKTPEPFIAACDKFIFFEVLKRPVEAAAPVQVPDVPDLRELLTHAIRETVRDSGWSRLSTVGGLVSKTHTSFDPRNYGFKKLSELVRAQPYLDVVDAPDGTGFVHVEVRLN; from the coding sequence TTGGCAAGCACAGATACCACCCGGCTGGCGGTCCTCATCGATGCCGACAACGCCTCGGCCTCGGTAGCGAAAGAACTGCTTGAAGAGGTGGCCAAATTCGGCACCGCTACGGTCAAGCGGGCGTTCGGCGACTGGACTACACAGAACCTGGTCGGGTGGAAGGCTCACCTTCGCCGTCATGCGATCCAGCCCATCCAGCAGTTCGCCTATACGCAGGGAAAGAACTCGACGGACTCGGCGTTCATCATCGATGCGATGGACCTCCTTTACGCAGGCAATGTCGATGGTTTCTGCCTGGTGTCCAGCGACAGTGATTTCACCCGCCTCGCGACGCGACTTCGAGAGGCCGGCAAGGTCGTGTACGGCCTGGGCGAGCGGAAGACACCGGAACCCTTCATCGCCGCGTGCGACAAGTTCATCTTCTTCGAGGTTCTGAAACGCCCCGTCGAAGCCGCAGCGCCGGTGCAGGTTCCCGATGTGCCCGACCTCAGAGAGTTGCTGACGCATGCCATTCGAGAGACGGTCAGAGACAGTGGATGGTCCAGGCTATCCACTGTCGGCGGCCTCGTGAGCAAGACGCATACGTCGTTCGATCCGAGAAACTATGGGTTCAAGAAGCTCAGCGAGCTGGTGCGTGCCCAGCCATACCTCGATGTCGTGGACGCACCCGACGGCACAGGATTTGTGCACGTCGAAGTGCGATTGAATTGA
- a CDS encoding phospholipase D family protein produces the protein MELIAGAINKRRLHNLVAQHTSECSEVRAAIAYAGRDNLALLEACQRLGKPLTYYGRYDHTVPVHPAVVRWFLDQKSPNFTCRMVPDILHAKVIWWVGVGAYIGSANMTDRAWVSNIEAGTFLREEDMEKTSMMEELRTLFDVIDARGEVIDEAFHKHLLDLQKLSKAASAAAYEFEQKAPRFFPKGEGLASVDQQSAVERGYQEFERRWRESLQALRDIADHLVLESNRPSWIPADTPAGAQADQFVHAYYYRFVEGHRGGERVKAAFAKNSANPAAALREALAWWKAADFDYEGERNTLFNWAPKLRALLAKDRLSTLTSEEFSSAMSMVHAFTDYASKRDNVELGLSAERQDRHAKALAHAGQLWETRTEAGHTPLEVFKYVIWGPGAVERRIWNAARTSQWRLPWLQFSTWGEVVGWARADDYPPRNDRTLKGLRALGYPVRGV, from the coding sequence ATGGAACTCATCGCCGGCGCGATTAACAAGAGGCGGCTTCATAACTTGGTTGCACAGCACACGTCCGAATGCAGTGAGGTGCGCGCCGCTATTGCATACGCAGGTCGAGATAATCTTGCGCTGCTTGAGGCCTGTCAACGATTAGGCAAGCCTCTCACCTACTACGGCCGATACGACCACACCGTGCCAGTTCATCCGGCTGTAGTTCGATGGTTCCTCGATCAGAAGAGTCCGAATTTCACCTGCCGTATGGTGCCGGACATTCTCCATGCCAAGGTAATCTGGTGGGTGGGTGTCGGTGCCTACATCGGCTCTGCCAATATGACCGACCGAGCGTGGGTGTCCAACATCGAGGCTGGCACATTTCTGCGCGAAGAAGACATGGAGAAGACCTCCATGATGGAAGAATTGCGCACGCTCTTTGACGTGATTGACGCACGGGGCGAGGTCATCGACGAGGCATTCCACAAGCACTTGCTGGATCTGCAGAAGCTGTCAAAGGCAGCCAGCGCAGCCGCGTACGAGTTCGAGCAGAAGGCCCCACGTTTCTTTCCCAAGGGCGAAGGTCTTGCAAGCGTCGACCAACAGAGCGCGGTCGAGCGGGGCTATCAGGAATTCGAGCGGCGCTGGCGCGAATCACTGCAAGCCTTGCGCGACATCGCCGATCATCTCGTGCTTGAGAGCAATCGCCCGTCTTGGATTCCTGCCGACACGCCCGCCGGCGCCCAGGCGGACCAGTTCGTCCACGCCTACTACTATAGATTTGTCGAGGGCCACAGAGGCGGAGAGCGCGTTAAAGCTGCGTTTGCAAAAAATAGTGCCAACCCTGCAGCGGCACTAAGAGAAGCGCTCGCTTGGTGGAAAGCCGCTGACTTCGACTATGAAGGTGAGCGAAACACCCTGTTCAACTGGGCCCCAAAACTCCGGGCATTGCTGGCGAAGGACAGGCTTTCAACGCTTACTAGCGAGGAGTTTTCATCCGCCATGTCGATGGTGCACGCCTTCACCGACTACGCGAGCAAACGTGACAATGTTGAACTTGGTCTATCTGCAGAACGGCAAGACCGACACGCAAAGGCGCTCGCCCACGCGGGGCAGCTTTGGGAAACACGCACCGAGGCAGGTCACACACCGCTAGAGGTATTCAAGTACGTCATTTGGGGTCCCGGCGCCGTCGAACGCCGGATCTGGAATGCGGCACGAACCTCGCAGTGGCGTCTTCCCTGGCTGCAGTTCAGCACTTGGGGCGAGGTTGTTGGTTGGGCTCGTGCGGACGACTACCCGCCGCGCAACGACCGCACACTTAAGGGCCTGCGAGCCCTCGGCTACCCAGTTCGGGGCGTCTAA